GAATAATTTCTGATTAAAAATGGTTTTTTCCGATTCTATTTTCTGAGTAGAAGAACGAGTTTGGTAAccacacaaaatttctattcccgcaataaaaaaagaaatgtgtttggtatgaccctaaaaatttttattctcaatttttttatctaattataaaaatgtcaccGGAGTCTACGGGgaccggcgagctacggtggcGACCGGTGACTAGCAATGGTGGCAATGGTGACCAGTGATAAGGGCAGTGGAAGACATGGCCATTCGGAACCAGGGGCTTGGAACCAGCTCGAAACCGCCGGCTCCAAcccgtaaaaaaaataaataaaagaagggGGGCCCAAGGCCCCAACGGCTCTTCGGGCCATTGGCCCATTGCAATTGCAACAGCCAAAATTCCCCGCCCCCCCCTCCCAAAATTTGTTTTTAAGTTAGATAACACTTTccttctctataaatatatatcctctccctttcatttttctcacaaatcctctcaacaattctctcaaattttctcaatccgctcaattctctcaatcccgcttcaattctctcaatcggatttccgatcaattctctcaaaaatggcaagtggaagcagaaatactgGAAAGGCCAAGATagcgatgggagattccgagtatcctattcctagATATGATCCCcgtgagtatacatattgggaagacgacgacgataatatcaacgttgttcccattccgaacgtcgaacatgtcccaacacaagaaagtcttcatcctcctactggtgtcgaagaaacgtcgataGCAAATAagtcggaacggaagggccgagagagtacatccgacttgtggttaTTCTTCGACAAAGTATATaatgaaagcgaaggtaagtataatataaattgtaaatattgttcgcaaacatacaaatttaccaaatgagacggttacggaacattccgtcggcatctaatgaaaaaacatccaacgcaagcggggatcaacactaggcaacaacaaattttcaagtACGCTAATCCTAATATTCaacctttattccgttacaccgatacactttataaacaaacattaactgaatatgttgcccttgattatgctccgtttactactagtgaaaattttaatttgaaatatttgataaatactgcgttggttccgcaagcaccaactattccgaaaactactcttaaacatgaacttttgcatctttatagaaaaaaaaaaatctttagcaaaattttttgcggaattcaatggacgtgtgcatttaggtagcgatatttggtgtgatccttgacaaatttattcttatatgagtgtcacatgtcattagaTAGGTAACGActagaccattcaaaaaagacttattgcatttcgagtttttgataaaaacattcggctcataatatttatagaataattaggcaagttttagaacaatataatttgacaaataaaatattttcaattggttttgataatgctgccacaaataccgcttccatttcctatttagaaaatatttataaaccaTCTTTTGacgaacaattttttcacattggatgtgcttgccatgttttaaaatattcccgaaattactttacttctgcAACATTAgaacgtttgcaaaaaaatttagaatttttgaaaattcttaatgatgctactaatactttatctggtatttattatcctactacgcattatTTTTAAtggagtgtgttaatattggtggtgtttttagtgaatattgaaaagatattgaattagctcggactattttagtaatgcgagaaaaatggttgcattattatttcaaaattcctcttgtccatttagttggtattgttttttatccacgtattaaattagatggtttactagattatctgaatgtgtattattatgattgtttacatttggaagatgcaatagatatttcaaatatacaagaagatgttaaagaatctataatagtattatatggagaattttgtagtatataTGATTTCaatgattgtggatctttaAAATCTATCGCCTCATAAAGCGAAGCTggtggttcacttagtagatggtataatatgATCAAgagtaaacaaaaataaaaaataaaaaggggcaacaagtagtatttctaaattagaaaaatatttaaccactcaatttgagtttcgtgatgccgaaCACAAGATgcattttcaaatcctggagtggtggaagagtcgctcaatcgattacccggttctcgctctcatcgctcgtcagatattagcaaccccttcttcaacggttgcgattGAGCAAACATTTAACCTTGGAAGATTAGTTTTGGATTCTCaccattcaagattaagtccggagtccgtggaagctcaagcttgtgtcgataaTTGGACGAAGACCAGATTTGGACACTAAGAGctagatcgagaacacgaattctttagtgaggattgtggagataccaccggtACATGTACCACAACCGGTAGcgatgattgacgatgaggtaagttggggttatcaaaggtaaaagaactacataggctttgattcttctatccccaagaagatatgtaagcgcttaatgataattcattaagttcaagtctattcctcctctctctctcttttttttccaaattttattacaatgtacaatttgattataatttatgatttattatgtttatttcattatttattattttaaaaattaaatttaaaaaacggaaccggaaccggcggttccgaggaaccggccatgtctaggcAGTGGTGACCGGTGGTGGTTGTGATCGACAATGGGAACAGTGACCGGCGGTGGGCTCGTGATTGTAAAAAAGAGACTTAAATTATATTGAActtgtttttttaaaacaatataGTTTCCGATTCTATTGTTAGATGaaagaagctactttttttaacttcttattTCTGTTTGAACACAATTTTATTCCtaggaacaaaaaatcaatttacatttccgaacagatttttattttttatttttttcttctcaagaatAAAAGAACAAGAATCAAACAATATCGAGTGTTGCCAAACATGCCCTAATTCATTTAAATGGATTCCCAGTTGAGAAGATCTAGCGTTTGGATTTCAATAATTGAAGTTTATGTTTACGTGTTCTAACCCAGGACGAAAGCTCGAGTATCTTGAAACTCTTCAGAATAGCGTTTACGGAATCCTCCCGACATGAAACACCTCAAAAAACAACATGAACTCCGCGCTTTGCAAGATCCGACGAACATGTCTTCACATCGAACAGACCGCACAAGAAGTTCGCAGCTTGCGCCCGGCTTCGTTAAAGGCACATCGGGGTCATCGATCACCGTTCACTTACGCGAACAAAGACGGCCGACATCCTTTTTGTTTGGTTATCTGCTCCCTCCTCTTGGCTTGACTGTCTGATGGCGAGTAAATTATCGGGTTAGCAATAGATCAGACAGTGATGGCTTTGGAAAATACGTGCACAATCTGGAGTGCTAGGGAATAAGATCTGGTTTGTCCATTTGCTCTCCCAATCCAGATGCCACCCCACAACCCTCCAAGCTTACGACTCCTATTTACATGATCTACATCAGTTCACTCAATTCCCACATTCTTTTTGAGCAGTGTCTTCATGGGTTTCCCTTGTGGAAGCATCAGTGTGCCGAACTCTGTCAGCTTCCTAATAGTGATAAGCCTACTCCGCTACGCGAAACTCGTCGCAAGTGTGATCCTCAAGGGACCGAACTCTGAGGTAGTCTCAGCAGATCAAGAGTTCGATGTGTACCGCACCGGATTTCACGAGTTCCCGCCGTTCTGGCCCTCCCCTTCGTTAGTTCCAGCAAAGGCAAGTGTTCTGGTGGGAGCACGGAAGAGGCTTCCCGTGGTTGAGTTTGGGGATTTCGTGAGATTGAATCTGCGCGAAGACGAGGGCGCTGCCCTCTGCTCAATCTGCCTGCAGGAGATTGAGAGGAGGCACGAGATCAGAGAACCGACCAAGTGTCGTCACGCGTTTCACAGAGAGTGCCTGGACGGGTGGGTGGATGAGGGGCATGTGACTTGCCCACTGTGCAAGACTGCCCTTTTCGAAGGCGAGGAAGAAAGGTCAATTGTCGGAGATCTGCGGACCACGGAGGCGAACACAAACTTCTTTCGCGATTATTAGTCCCAACGGATCTGGCACGCGGCCATGAACACATGATGGATTTAGATCCCTCTTCGTCGAGAGAAACATCTTGTGAATAGGAAAGTGCACGTGCAGACGAGGAACGCACAGTGAATAAAACTACAGAACAAGCTCCATGGCCCGAAAGGCCTTCCCGTCAAGTCTAAAAACTAGGAAACAGAGCTGGCACAAGGATTTATATTAGGCATGTACACATACCAATTAGGAAGTAAAGACCCAGTAATTGCTTCAAGGACATCAATTATCCTTCCTTCCACTTAAAACACATCGATGATTGATGATGCTGCCTGAGAAAGAGTGGCTGAATTGCAAGTGGAAGCTGATTTGTTGAGTTCGAGAGAGTGACAATAGCATTTTGATTCTTCAGAGTGGGAAAACCACAGCTCGACCATGAAAAAagtccacttttttttttcatttccactAGAGAGAAACGAATGGCCAACATTTCAGCCGAAACAATCCGCGGACCATCCAGCAAGAAAGATacattttcacttttcttccttttcctttccttttgaccACACAGATAATACACGACAAAACACAGCTCGAGCACTGCACAAAACCACCTTCACCCGCCGAACCCATAGAGCGTGCGCCCCTGCCTCTTGAGCGCGTACACGACGTCCATGGCAGTCACCGTCTTCCGCCGGGCGTGCTCAGTGTAGGTCACGGCGTCACGGATCACGTTCTCGAGGAAGATCTTGAGGACGCCACGGGTCTCCTCGTAGATCAGCCCGCTAATGCGCTTCACGCCGCCTCGGCGAGCGAGCCTCCGGATGGCGGGCTTGGTGATGCCCTGAATGTTGTCCCGCAGCACCTTCCTGTGCCTCTTCGCCCCTCCCTTCCCCAGCCCCTTGCCTCCTTTTCCTCTGCCCGACATTTTCACAGACCGAGCGAAGTTCACACAGAACTTGTACGAAGAAGATGGTACTAATAGAGACACAAAGATCGAAGCTCTTTGAGATTCTTCTTCTGGGTGATTAAGAAACTTCGGTGGGTCTGGTTTTATAGGTGGGAggggtttgaaaattttgagttttttgttttGCGCGCTATTTT
The sequence above is drawn from the Rhodamnia argentea isolate NSW1041297 chromosome 9, ASM2092103v1, whole genome shotgun sequence genome and encodes:
- the LOC115732051 gene encoding brassinosteroid-responsive RING protein 1-like; this encodes MGFPCGSISVPNSVSFLIVISLLRYAKLVASVILKGPNSEVVSADQEFDVYRTGFHEFPPFWPSPSLVPAKASVLVGARKRLPVVEFGDFVRLNLREDEGAALCSICLQEIERRHEIREPTKCRHAFHRECLDGWVDEGHVTCPLCKTALFEGEEERSIVGDLRTTEANTNFFRDY
- the LOC115732052 gene encoding histone H4; protein product: MSGRGKGGKGLGKGGAKRHRKVLRDNIQGITKPAIRRLARRGGVKRISGLIYEETRGVLKIFLENVIRDAVTYTEHARRKTVTAMDVVYALKRQGRTLYGFGG